In one Dermatophilaceae bacterium Sec6.4 genomic region, the following are encoded:
- a CDS encoding bifunctional adenosylcobinamide kinase/adenosylcobinamide-phosphate guanylyltransferase codes for MSTTLVLGGTPLSARRHAVSLLPAQTAVTVIVPQDLPVTGDPNGWQRVQTVDLTRTILRGRSSVLVDSLETWAIALLDKHDAWSGDGPGALAVREEIAEFCAIWANAPYDSVALSREVSFGAAPEDDRALRLRDVLEELNAVVSGASTRTHLVLSGRVVDLSQATLVAPAPN; via the coding sequence ATGAGCACGACGTTGGTTCTGGGGGGCACCCCGCTGAGCGCACGCAGACATGCCGTATCCCTGCTGCCTGCACAAACAGCAGTCACCGTAATAGTTCCGCAGGACCTACCTGTGACCGGCGATCCCAATGGATGGCAGCGGGTGCAGACAGTCGATCTGACACGCACCATCCTGCGCGGCCGTTCATCGGTCCTTGTCGACTCGCTGGAGACGTGGGCCATCGCCCTGCTGGACAAGCACGACGCATGGTCCGGCGATGGGCCGGGGGCCCTGGCTGTCCGGGAGGAAATCGCCGAATTCTGCGCCATCTGGGCCAACGCCCCCTATGACAGCGTTGCGTTGAGCCGCGAGGTCAGCTTTGGAGCTGCACCCGAGGACGATCGTGCACTCAGGTTGCGAGATGTGCTGGAGGAGCTGAACGCGGTTGTATCCGGAGCCAGCACGCGCACTCATCTGGTGCTCTCGGGTCGAGTGGTAGATCTTTCCCAGGCCACGTTGGTGGCGCCCGCCCCGAACTGA